Proteins from one Ricinus communis isolate WT05 ecotype wild-type chromosome 9, ASM1957865v1, whole genome shotgun sequence genomic window:
- the LOC8270923 gene encoding disease resistance protein RPP13: protein MAIEISVSILIEKLKNLLSEKEMIDSKLRAQVSSSMEEWERLPRLLKDAEKEEDSKVMKLLLNVYFVDDIIDNVLLKSSLKTGYPFSFLVPSRNQSILSQNIEKLFTNVTDFCSSSKLPLEQPENEPTEPKFEVGEPSNRQWQRISSFMEESEAIVGLIDQRDDLVQLVVSSRLSPFLISVVGEGGSGKTTLVKSMYDSVEVKQHFVCCAWVYVSEKFEVRDVLTGILRQVTVVKDEEKLPLESLLKRVRDFFLWKKYLIVLDDIPSPDVWSTIKYAFPNSARAARRVILTLPKIEVARAIDPRISLFQIRRMNHEESWALFLKKVRTAEDNSIRSLKENILSKCDGLPLAIVALAGLLSTRPPNQWSRLIDQATVGADQSSSSSNILAAGFRDLLPSLKSCLLYMSLFPKSREIKLRRLFGLWLAEGLTTPIVGESSKSIKKEDLAKSYFEKLVSRNMIEVVKWRLDGSPKTCYLSPTLHEALFHIAGKMGFFHVHPLTSKDTQQFNVRRIAEYLDINTYLSSDPTIQDLRSYISFNSRKGDTPAGGVDKLLRKIIAKRGFGLLTVLDLENVHRPSLSETLGKLLQLKYLGLRCTFLDSVPKCIGKLPCLETLDVKHTNITTLPISIWKVKKLRHLYMNEIHFDMSMQNPSAGGCLPDLQTLSGLLIGNNSSVIKLLEGLTGLRKLGLTCYKASLEKIIQWLPTLKNLESLKLRSINELHQPSDLNLITLKENAKLQELYLLGKLPKNFAVHQLPQNLRNFTLSVSKLHEDPMPILGKLNNLHILRFFAHSYLGKEMDCRKGFPELRVLKLWMLEELEEWTVEEGSMPKLRKVEIRCCIQLKQHRGLQLLASLKKLTLTAMPEDFVAEVKANLSQNIKIKTKN from the coding sequence atggCAATAGAAATATCCGTGTCCATTTTGATAGAGAAACTGAAAAATCTGTTATCAGAGAAAGAAATGATCGATTCAAAATTAAGGGCCCAAGTGAGTAGCTCCATGGAGGAGTGGGAACGGTTGCCGAGATTACTGAAAGACGCGGAGAAGGAGGAGGATAGCAAAGTGATGAAGCTGCTGCTCAATGTGTATTTTGTAGACGACATCATTGACAACGTGCTTCTCAAATCGTCCCTCAAGACAGGTTACCCTTTCTCCTTCCTCGTTCCTTCACGGAACCAATCCATTCTGAGCCAAAATATCGAGAAACTTTTTACAAATGTCACCGACTTCTGTTCCTCATCCAAACTACCCTTGGAACAACCAGAAAACGAGCCTACAGAACCAAAATTTGAAGTCGGGGAGCCATCCAACCGTCAATGGCAACgaatatcttcttttatggaaGAATCAGAGGCTATTGTTGGTCTAATAGATCAAAGAGACGACTTGGTTCAATTAGTCGTCAGCAGCCGCTTGTCGCCTTTTCTGATTTCAGTGGTCGGCGAGGGAGGCTCTGGTAAGACTACTTTAGTCAAGTCCATGTACGATAGTGTTGAAGTGAAGCAACATTTCGTTTGTTGTGCTTGGGTTTATGTCTCTGAAAAATTTGAAGTCCGAGATGTGTTGACCGGGATATTGAGACAAGTTACAGTTGTTAAAGATGAAGAaaagttgcctcttgaatcaTTGCTAAAGAGGGTCCGggatttctttctttggaaGAAATACCTCATAGTTTTGGATGACATTCCATCACCTGATGTTTGGAGCACCATCAAATATGCGTTTCCAAATTCAGCCAGGGCAGCCAGGAGGGTCATTCTTACCTTGCCTAAGATTGAAGTTGCGCGAGCTATTGATCCACGGATCTCCCTTTTCCAGATTCGCCGAATGAATCATGAAGAGAGTTGGGCACTTTTCCTGAAGAAGGTAAGAACAGCAGAAGATAACTCAATTAGAAGCTTGAAGGAGAACATCTTGAGTAAATGTGACGGTTTACCTCTTGCAATAGTTGCACTAGCTGGCTTGCTCTCTACTAGACCACCAAACCAATGGTCAAGACTCATCGACCAAGCTACTGTCGGTGCTGATCAATCCTCTTCTTCCTCCAACATCTTGGCTGCGGGCTTCCGAGACCTACTTCCGTCATTAAAGTCTTGTCTTCTTTACATGAGTCTGTTCCCCAAGTCGCGCGAGATCAAACTCCGGAGATTGTTTGGGTTGTGGCTTGCGGAGGGACTAACAACACCTATTGTTGGGGAAAGCAGCAAATCGATCAAAAAAGAAGATTTGGCGAAGAGCTACTTTGAAAAACTTGTCAGTAGAAATATGATTGAGGTTGTCAAATGGAGGCTAGATGGAAGCCCCAAAACATGCTATCTTTCCCCTACTCTGCATGAAGCCCTTTTTCATATTGCAGGAAAGATGGGATTTTTTCATGTCCATCCCCTCACCAGTAAAGACACACAACAGTTTAATGTCCGCAGGATTGCAGAATACTTAGACATCAACACATATCTTTCTTCAGACCCTACAATTCAAGATTTACGTtcttatatatcttttaatagcCGCAAAGGGGACACCCCTGCTGGCGGAGTGGACAAGCTTCTTAGGAAGATCATTGCTAAAAGAGGCTTTGGATTGCTCACGGTGCTCGATCTAGAGAATGTCCACAGACCCTCTCTCTCTGAGACGCTAGGAAAACTACTGCAACTAAAGTATTTAGGTTTGAGATGTACTTTTCTGGATTCAGTTCCAAAGTGCATTGGTAAACTACCTTGCTTGGAGACTTTAGATGTGAAGCATACTAATATAACAACTCTGCCTATATCCATCTGGAAGGTGAAGAAGCTTCGGCATCTCTATATGAATGAGATTCATTTTGATATGTCTATGCAAAATCCATCCGCTGGTGGGTGTTTGCCAGATCTTCAGACTTTATCAGGGCTCTTAATAGGCAATAACAGCTCGGTGATCAAATTGCTAGAGGGATTGACTGGTCTAAGGAAACTAGGTTTGACATGCTACAAAGCATcacttgaaaaaataattcagtGGCTTCCTACACTGAAAAATCTCGAGTCATTGAAGTTAAGGTCAATAAATGAGTTGCATCAACCTTCAGATCTCAATTTGATTACGTTGAAGGAGAATGCAAAGCTCCAGGAACTGTACTTGCTTGGGAAGTTACCTAAAAATTTTGCTGTGCATCAACTTCCCCAAAATCTGAGAAATTTTACGCTGTCGGTGTCAAAGCTCCACGAAGATCCAATGCCAATTTTAGGGAAGCTGAATAACCTTCATATCCTCAGGTTCTTTGCCCACTCGTACCTGGGAAAAGAAATGGATTGCAGGAAGGGATTTCCTGAGCTTCGTGTCTTGAAATTGTGGATGTTAGAAGAACTCGAGGAGTGGACTGTGGAGGAAGGATCCATGCCTAAACTCAGAAAAGTAGAGATTAGGTGCTGCATACAGCTAAAGCAGCATCGTGGATTACAGCTGCTGGCTTCCCTCAAGAAACTAACTTTAACGGCTATGCCAGAAGATTTTGTAGCAGAAGTTAAAGCCAACCTAAGCCAGAATATAAAGATCAAGACAAAGAATTAG
- the LOC8270921 gene encoding putative disease resistance protein At3g14460 — MAELVGGAFLSSFMQILFDRLTFNGAQKGALVLKSLKEIMMLINPVLLDAEEKQISVRAVKTWLLEVKDALYEADDLLDEIAYETLRSKLVTESQKQQKWNFFPSASSNPLKKKVEEKLESVLQRIQFLAHLKDALGLVEYSAGEQSPSFRVPTTPLVDDQRIYGRDDDKEAAMELLLSDDINDDNLGVISIVGMGGLGKTTLAQLLFNDSRASERFDLRLWVCVSEEFDVLKVSKYILEFFNLEASDSFKGLKELQQELMERLSGKRFLLVLDDVWNEDRYSWEVLWRPLNCGAKGSKIVVTTRSFKVASIMSTAPPYVLGPLTGDDCWRLFSLHAFHGNFDAHPELKEIGKQIVHKCRGVPLAAKVIGGLLRYKRNVGEWMNILHSNAWDLADGYVLPSLRLQYLHLPSHLKQCFTYCAIFPQDYEFQMEELILLWMAEGFLDQTREHEKMVVGYGFFNDLVLRSFFQESYRRSCFIMHDLVNDLAQLESQEFCFRLERNRMDGVVSKKTRHLSFVMSESNTSEIFDRIYEEAPFLRTFVSLERLSSSSSKHINNKVLHDLVSKLHRLRVLSLSGYNSIDRLPDPIGNLIHLRYLNVSRMSIRKLPDSVCNLYNLQTLILLWCEYLIELPAKMGQLINLCYLEIARTKLQEMPPRMGKLMKLQKLTYFIVGRQSESTLKELAELQQLQGEFCIQNLQNVVDVQDASKANLRAKKQLKKLELRWDAETDDTLQDLGVLLLLQPHTNLKCLSIVGYGGTRFPNWVGDPSFANIVILTLRRCKYCSVLPPLGRLESLKELSIIAFDMVEAVGPEFYGSSTARKTSFGSLEILRFERMLNWREWYSYEQANEGAAFPLLQELYLIECPNLVKALPSHLPSLKILGIERCQKLLADSLPRAPSVLQMKLKDDDNHHVLLEESENEIRNWELLKSFSSKLFPMVEALRIITCPNLNSVSASERHYGDFTLLDSMEIGGCRDLLSFSEGGLTAQNLTRLSLWGFPNLKSLPQSMHSSFPSLVALQISDCPELELFPAGGLPSKLQSLEIDSCNKLIAGRLGWDLQLLPSLSHFRIGMNDDVESFPEKTLLPSSLASLEIEHFQNLQCLDYEGLQQLTLLKQLTICNCPKLQSMPEEGLPKSLSSLSICNCLLLERRCQWGKGEDWPKISHVSCVKINYHKIN; from the coding sequence ATGGCGGAACTGGTAGGAGGagcttttctctcttctttcatGCAGATTCTATTTGATCGGTTAACTTTTAACGGGGCCCAGAAAGGGGCTCTTGTATTGAAgagtttaaaagaaataatgatgCTTATCAATCCAGTTCTCCTAGACGCAGAGGAGAAGCAGATTAGCGTTCGTGCCGTGAAAACTTGGCTCCTCGAGGTTAAGGATGCTCTCTATGAAGCCGACGATTTACTGGATGAAATTGCTTACGAAACTCTGCGTTCGAAACTGGTGACTGAATCTCAAAAACAACAGAAGTGGAACTTTTTCCCTTCTGCTAGTAGTAATCCACTTAAAAAGAAGGTGGAAGAAAAGTTAGAATCCGTTCTTCAAAGAATTCAGTTTCTAGCACATCTAAAGGATGCCTTGGGTCTAGTAGAATATAGTGCTGGAGAGCAATCGCCATCATTTCGGGTACCAACAACTCCTCTTGTAGATGATCAACGTATTTATGGCAGAGATGATGATAAGGAAGCCGCAATGGAGCTACTCCTATCAGATGATATAAATGACGACAATCTGGGTGTGATTTCCATAGTGGGCATGGGTGGGCTTGGTAAAACTACCCTTGCACAGCTTCTCTTCAATGACAGCAGAGCAAGCGAGCGGTTCGATCTTAGACTTTGGGTGTGCGTTTCTGAAGAATTTGATGTTCTCAAGGTGTCAAAATATATTCTCGAGTTTTTCAATTTGGAGGCTTCTGATTCTTTCAAGGGACTAAAGGAGCTTCAACAGGAGTTAATGGAGAGATTATCGGGGAAAAGATTTTTGCTTGTTCTAGATGACGTCTGGAACGAAGACCGTTATAGCTGGGAAGTATTATGGAGACCTTTAAATTGTGGGGCCAAGGGAAGCAAAATTGTGGTGACGACACGCTCCTTCAAGGTAGCATCAATCATGAGCACCGCTCCTCCTTATGTTCTAGGCCCTTTAACTGGGGACGATTGTTGGAGATTGTTTTCGCTACATGCATTTCATGGAAATTTCGATGCACATccagaattaaaagaaattggtaAACAAATAGTACACAAGTGCAGAGGCGTACCTTTGGCTGCAAAAGTAATTGGGGGTCTGTTGCGCTATAAAAGAAATGTTGGGGAATGGATGAATATATTGCACAGCAACGCTTGGGATTTGGCAGATGGATATGTTCTTCCATCCCTAAGGTTGCAGTATCTTCATCTACCATCACACTTAAAACAGTGTTTTACTTACTGTGCAATATTTCCCCAGGATTATGAATTCCAAATGGAGGAATTAATCCTTCTCTGGATGGCAGAAGGTTTTCTAGATCAGACTAGAGAACATGAAAAAATGGTGGTAGGTTATGGTTTTTTTAACGATCTTGTATTAAGGTCCTTTTTCCAAGAAAGCTATCGTCGATCATGTTTCATAATGCATGACTTAGTGAATGACTTAGCTCAACTTGAATCTCAAGAGTTTTGCTTCAGATTGGAGAGGAACAGGATGGATGGGGTCGTCTCTAAGAAGACTCGTCATTTATCATTTGTAATGTCCGAATCAAATACCTCTGAGATATTCGACAGAATATATGAGGAAGCTCCATTTTTGCGCACCTTTGTGTCATTAGAGCGGTTAAGTTCCAGCTCTTCTAAACACATCAATAACAAGGTATTACATGATTTAGTCTCGAAACTCCATCGCCTACGGGTACTTTCTTTGTCTGGTTATAATAGCATTGACAGATTACCTGATCCAATTGGAAATTTGATACATTTAAGATATTTGAATGTCTCTAGAATGTCAATCAGAAAGTTGCCTGATTCTGTATGTAATTTGTATAATTTGCAAACATTAATCCTGTTGTGGTGTGAATATCTCATTGAGTTGCCAGCCAAAATGGGACAGTTGATCAACTTGTGTTATCTTGAGATTGCTAGAACAAAATTGCAAGAGATGCCACCCCGGATGGGTAAACTGATGAAGCTCCAAAAGTTAACTTACTTCATTGTAGGAAGACAAAGTGAGTCTACTCTTAAAGAGTTGGCGGAGCTTCAACAGCTTCAGGGAGAGTTTTGCATTCAGAATCTTCAAAATGTTGTGGATGTTCAAGATGCTTCCAAAGCAAATTTGAGGGCTAAGAAGCAACTTAAAAAGTTGGAGTTGAGATGGGATGCGGAGACTGATGATACATTGCAGGATTTAGGCGTACTCTTACTATTACAACCTCATACCAATCTGAAATGCCTTTCCATTGTTGGTTATGGGGGTACAAGGTTTCCAAATTGGGTTGGGGACCCATCATTTGCAAATATTGTAATCTTGACACTCCGTAGGTGCAAATACTGCTCCGTTTTACCACCACTTGGGCGATTAGAGTCTCTAAAAGAACTCTCCATCATAGCATTTGATATGGTCGAGGCAGTTGGCCCTGAGTTCTATGGAAGTTCTACAGCAAGAAAAACGTCATTTGGATCCCTTGAGATTTTGAGGTTTGAAAGGATGCTAAATTGGCGGGAATGGTATTCTTATGAGCAGGCAAATGAAGGTGCAGCTTTTCCTCTCCTCCAGGAGCTTTACCTTATTGAATGTCCCAACCTAGTAAAAGCATTGCCCAGTCACCTTCCTTCTTTAAAAATACTTGGGATAGAGAGATGCCAGAAACTACTTGCTGATTCACTTCCAAGGGCTCCATCTGTTCTTCAGATGAAGTTAAAGGATGATGATAATCATCATGTGCTGCTAGAAGAATCGGAGAATGAAATCAGAAACTGGGAATTACTCAAGTCATTCTCCTCAAAGTTGTTCCCTATGGTGGAGGCTCTTCGAATCATTACATGTCCGAATCTCAATTCTGTTTCAGCATCTGAGAGACATTATGGGGATTTCACACTTCTCGATTCCATGGAGATCGGGGGGTGCCGTGATTTATTATCTTTCTCTGAAGGAGGATTAACTGCCCAAAATTTAACAAGGCTTTCATTATGGGGTTTCCCAAATTTGAAATCTCTGCCACAAAGTATGCACTCCTCCTTTCCTTCCCTTGTGGCTTTGCAAATAAGTGACTGTCCAGAACTTGAGTTGTTTCCAGCTGGGGGTTTGCCCTCCAAATTACAATCACTTGAGATTGACAGTTGCAACAAACTCATTGCGGGTCGCTTGGGATGGGATCTGCAGTTACTTCCCTCTCTTTCACACTTCAGAATTGGAATGAATGATGATGTCGAATCCTTCCCTGAGAAGACGTTATTGCCCTCTTCCCTTGCCTCTCTTGAAATCGAGCATTTTCAAAATTTGCAGTGTCTGGACTATGAGGGGCTTCAACAGCTCACCCTCCTTAAACAACTGACAATTTGCAACTGCCCCAAGCTTCAGTCCATGCCAGAAGAGGGGCTACCCAAGTCcctttcttctttatctatctGCAATTGTCTTTTGCTGGAAAGAAGGTGTCAGTGGGGAAAAGGGGAAGATTGGCCTAAGATTTCCCACGTCTCCTGTGTAAAGATTAATTACCATAAAATCAACTGA